The following are encoded in a window of uncultured Pseudomonas sp. genomic DNA:
- a CDS encoding NADP-dependent isocitrate dehydrogenase, producing the protein MSTTSKIIYTFTDEAPALATYSLLPIVEAFAASAGIAVETRDISLAARILASFADQLDADKQIDDDLAKLAILATSPEANIIKLPNISASVPQLKGAIAELQAQGYNIPDFPEDPQTDAEKEARARYSKVLGSAVNPVLREGNSDRRAPAAVKAFVRKHPHSMGEWSMASQSHADYMRGGDFFSSEQSITMAKAGDVRIEFVGKNGKVEVKKQLTLQEGEVFDSMYMSCRKLRDFFEKTLQDCKDTGVMWSLHVKATMMKVSHPIVFGHAVSVYYKGVFDKYASLFDELGVNPNNGISSVYDKIKSLPASLQEEILDDIHACYSGRPEMAMVDSVKGITNLHIPSDVIVDASMPAMIRSSGKMWGKDGKLKDTKAVMPESTYARIYQEMINFCKTNGAFDPTTMGSVPNVGLMAQKAEEYGSHDKTFEMTVDGSMRVVLEDGTLLMQHEVEAGDIWRACQTKDAPIRDWVKLAVTRARQSNTPAIFWLDPERAHDRELQKKVEAYLQDHDTTGLDIRMMDYNQAIRVSMERLIRGLDTISVTGNVLRDYLTDLFPIMELGTSAKMLSIVPLMAGGGMYETGAGGSAPKHVQQLIEENHLRWDSLGEFLALAVSLEETGIKTNNPKAKLLGTTLDAATGKLLDSNKSPSRKTGELDNRGSHFYLALYWAQELAAQTEDLELQAQFAPLAKSLSENEAAIVAELGAVQGKPVDIGGYYRSNPQLTSQVMRPSATFNAALAALA; encoded by the coding sequence ATGTCCACCACTTCGAAGATCATTTATACCTTCACTGACGAAGCCCCAGCCCTTGCGACCTACTCGCTCCTACCCATTGTAGAAGCCTTCGCAGCATCTGCTGGAATTGCCGTCGAAACCCGCGACATCTCTCTTGCAGCGCGTATCCTCGCCAGCTTTGCTGACCAACTGGATGCCGACAAGCAGATCGATGATGACCTGGCCAAGCTGGCCATTCTGGCGACCTCGCCAGAAGCCAACATCATCAAGCTGCCTAACATCAGTGCCTCGGTGCCACAGCTGAAAGGCGCCATCGCCGAGCTGCAGGCGCAGGGCTATAACATCCCGGATTTCCCTGAAGACCCGCAAACTGATGCGGAAAAAGAAGCCCGCGCACGCTACAGCAAAGTGCTTGGCAGTGCGGTGAACCCGGTGCTGCGTGAAGGCAACTCCGATCGTCGTGCGCCGGCTGCAGTAAAAGCATTTGTGCGCAAACACCCGCACTCAATGGGTGAGTGGAGCATGGCTTCGCAGTCCCACGCCGACTACATGCGCGGCGGCGACTTCTTCTCCAGCGAACAATCGATCACCATGGCCAAGGCCGGTGACGTGCGTATCGAGTTTGTGGGCAAAAACGGCAAGGTCGAAGTCAAGAAACAACTCACTCTGCAGGAAGGCGAAGTCTTCGACAGCATGTACATGAGCTGCCGCAAGCTGCGTGACTTCTTCGAGAAGACCCTGCAAGACTGCAAGGACACCGGCGTAATGTGGTCCCTGCACGTCAAGGCGACCATGATGAAGGTCTCCCACCCGATCGTCTTTGGTCACGCGGTCAGCGTCTACTACAAAGGCGTTTTTGATAAGTACGCCAGCTTGTTTGACGAACTGGGCGTCAACCCCAATAACGGCATCAGCAGCGTCTACGACAAAATCAAGTCGCTGCCGGCGTCTCTGCAGGAAGAAATCCTCGACGACATCCACGCCTGCTACAGCGGTCGCCCAGAGATGGCTATGGTTGATTCCGTCAAGGGCATCACCAACCTGCACATCCCGAGTGACGTGATCGTCGACGCCTCGATGCCGGCGATGATCCGCAGTTCCGGAAAGATGTGGGGCAAGGACGGCAAGCTCAAGGACACCAAAGCGGTGATGCCGGAAAGCACCTACGCCCGCATCTACCAGGAAATGATCAATTTCTGCAAAACCAACGGTGCGTTTGACCCCACCACCATGGGCAGCGTACCGAACGTTGGCCTGATGGCGCAGAAGGCTGAAGAATACGGCTCCCACGACAAAACCTTCGAGATGACCGTCGATGGCAGCATGCGTGTAGTGCTGGAAGACGGCACACTACTGATGCAGCACGAAGTTGAAGCCGGCGACATCTGGCGCGCCTGCCAGACCAAAGACGCGCCGATCCGTGACTGGGTCAAGCTGGCTGTCACCCGCGCCCGCCAATCCAACACTCCAGCAATCTTCTGGCTCGACCCAGAGCGTGCTCACGACCGCGAACTGCAGAAGAAAGTTGAAGCCTACCTGCAGGATCACGACACCACTGGCCTGGACATCCGCATGATGGATTACAACCAGGCCATCCGCGTGAGCATGGAGCGTTTGATCCGTGGCCTGGACACCATCTCGGTCACCGGCAACGTACTGCGCGACTACCTGACCGACCTGTTCCCGATCATGGAACTGGGCACCTCGGCGAAAATGCTCTCCATCGTTCCACTGATGGCGGGCGGCGGCATGTACGAAACCGGCGCGGGCGGCTCTGCACCCAAGCACGTACAACAGCTGATTGAAGAAAACCACCTGCGCTGGGATTCGCTGGGCGAATTCCTGGCACTGGCTGTGTCTCTGGAAGAAACCGGGATCAAGACCAACAACCCGAAAGCCAAGCTTCTAGGCACCACCCTGGACGCGGCGACCGGTAAGTTGCTCGACAGCAACAAGTCGCCATCGCGCAAAACCGGCGAGTTGGATAACCGTGGCAGCCATTTCTACCTGGCGCTCTACTGGGCACAGGAGCTGGCTGCCCAGACCGAAGATCTTGAGCTGCAGGCGCAGTTCGCGCCGCTGGCGAAAAGCCTGAGCGAGAATGAAGCT